The genomic interval AAGAAATGGTAGGCACGAGGAGACTCGAACTCCTGACCTCTACCGTGTCAAGGTAGCGCTCTAACCAACTGAGCTACGCGCCTACAAAAGCGTCAGATGCGCTGGGAGCACATCTCTTCCCCCTTTCGGGGTTCGCCTGAATCCTATTGTAGCGATGGTTCTAGATTCTCGCAATTGGCATTGCAGCTTGCGCGGGGGAACCCGTAGCCGGAAACGTTTTCCCTCGCGCTGGCTATGTGTCTACAACGAGAGTTTTGCGACCGGCTGAGCTTCTTCCGGCTGCTGTCCGCGGCGGAAGATGCGCGCAGCGGCCAGTCCCTTCAGCCAGAGTTCGCCGTTGGCGACCCTGAGCATTGCGCCTTCGCGGAGGCCTATCACGGGCGTGTCATTCTCCTCCAGGTATTGCAGCAGCCGTTCTTCGCGGGTCTCGCCCATGTGACGCGAATCGGGATCGGGATCGATGTAGTGCGGATTAAGTTGGTAAGGGATGAGGTTAAGGGCGTCGAATGAAGGCGGCTCGACAATCGGCATATCGTTCGTTGTGCGGATGGTCGGACCGGCAACGTTGGAGCCGGCGCTGGCGCCCATATACGGCATGCCGTGCTCGACGCGGGCGCGTATCGCTCCGATGAGATCCTTATCGTAGAGAGCCTTCAGAAGCCGAAACGTATTGCCGCCGCCAATGAAAATAGCTTCTGCCTGTTGAACGGCGTTAAGCGCATCAGGCGCTTGGTGCAGTGAGTCAAGCTCAAAGCCCATGCGTTGGAAGCGTTCGCGAGCCTTTGCTGCATAGGCGTCGCAATCGTGCAGCGCGTAAGGAACAAAGAGAACGCGGCGCACAGAGGACAGGTGATCAAAAATCTCCGGCTCGGCATGATCGAGATATCCCGTACCGAAAACTGTGGAAGTGCTGATGAGCAGCAAGCGTCTGGACGAAGGAATCTGCATAAGGTCTCCGAATGAACTGTTAAAGGTAGCAGACGAGGGCTGCGGAACGAAACGGGTCAGATTCCGTTGGAATGTTGCAGTCGCGGTTTTACAATTCCCAGCCATGAGAAACAAGCTTACTTCCGTACTCGTCTTTCCTGCTTTCCTCCTGATCGCGATTGCGGCTTTCGCGCAGTCGCCGGGTTCCGCAGCAACGCCCAACGTACAGCCGCGGACGATGCGGCTGGACTACTACCACACCGGGAACGCGAAGGCGGAGATGTTCAGCGTGGACCGCATCGTGGTGGAGCCTCTGCCGTGGCCGGGAGATTTGAAGCGCGCGATCGACGAGACCAACCTCGGCAAGTATTTCTTCGAAGTGAAGGACAAGGCAAGCGGACGCCTGCTGTACTCGCGCGGCTTCGCGTCGATCTATGGCGAGTGGGAAACGACGGATGAGGCGAAGACGGCGAACCGCACGTTCAACGAGTCGCTGCGCTTCCCCATGCCTGAGGCTCCGGTCGAAATCGTGCTAAAAAAGCGTGACCCGCAGAATGAGTTCATGAACATCTGGACGACTGTCGTCGATCCCAAGGATATGTTCGTGGACAACTCTAAGCCGGCATCACCGGGGCCGCTGCTTGCGATTGAGAAGAACGGGGACTCCCGCAATAAGGTCGATTTCCTGATCCTCGGCGACGGCTACACGGCATCGCAGAAGGGCAAGTGCGAGAAGGACGCGCGCAGGTTGGCCGAGATCATGTTCGGCACAGAACCCTTCAAGCAGCGCAGGAAGGACTTCAATGTTTGGGCCCTGTGTCCGGCGGCGGCGGAGCGCGGGATTTCTCGACCTTCCACGGGCGTACATAAGCGTTCGCCAGCGGGCTCCAGCTATGACGCGTTTGGCTCTGAGCGCTACGTACTGACGACGGACAATCACGCGTTTCGCGACCTGGCTTCATTCGCTCCAAATGAGTTTGTCGAAATCCTGGTGAACAACAACACGTATGGCGGAGGTGGAATCTTCGGCCAGTATGGGACGGTGGCGGCGGACAGCTTATGGGCGCCGTACGTGTTCGTGCACGAGTTCGGACACCACTTCGCCGCGCTGGCGGACGAGTACTACACCTCCGACGTGGCGATGAGGTCTCCCGAGAAACTGATTGAGCCTTGGGAGCCGAATGTGACGGCGCTGCTGAATCCAGCGTTGCTGAAGTGGAAGGATCTTGTAGAACCAGGCACGCCGTTGCCTACCCCGTGGAACAAGGAAGCATTCGAAACGTATTCGCATCAAGTGCAGAACACGCGACGGCAGATCCGAAAGGACAATCGCCCGGAGAGCGAGATGGACGCGCTCTTCCACAAGGAGCGCGAGGACGAGGAGAGAATGCTTGGCGCAGAGAAGTACGCGCAAAAAGTTGGCGCGTTCGAGGGCGCGAATTACGAGCCCAAGGGCTACTACCGGCCGCAGACGAACTGCATCATGTTCACGCGTACCGAGCATTTCTGCCGCGTTTGCCAGAGGGCGATTGAACGAGTGATCGACCTGTACTCGCGATAGAAGAAGATGCTTCGACGAACCGGCCTGTGCGGTTCGCGACCTCCAGCACGCGTGGACCGCGGGCGTTATTGCTTCCCTACCGTTGTCGGATTGTGCGGAAGAACGATGTGGTCCGGTCCAGGAAACGGGGCTGTTCCAGAAGAACAGCCCCGATCCGGAGACCACCAACAACCCCCGTCCTCCCCCAAGTACGACGGCTGCTGGGTCCCACCCGAAGGTGGCGAGTAAGCATATTGCCGCGAGTACGTAATCGAGTGCAACCGCTCTCCAATGAACTCCGAATGAATTCTATGTGTCTCCATCTGAGACGTAGTTGGCTGTTACGAAATCGGAACAAAAGAAAGCTAGTTGGTATTGTCTGATTTGGAGCACTGTAGGCTTGGCTGCTCCGGCCCATGGATCGACCGAACCCAGTCCGATTCCGTTTTGGCTCCTTCGAGGCGGACCTCTCGACAGGAGAACTGTACGAGAACGCTGCGAAGATTCCTATGCAGGAGAAACCTTTTCTCCTGCTCGCAACGTTGCTTCAAGGCCAGGGAAGTGTTGTCACCCGCGAAGAAATATCAAAGCGGCTGTGGCCGAACACCCACGTACAAGTCGACCAGGGACTGAACGCAGCGATTCGCAAAGTGCGCTTCGCGCTGCATGACGACGCAAACGCTCCACATTTCATAGAGACGCTGGGTAGCCGCGGTTATCGCTTCATCCACCCATTCGAAGTGTTGCGCTGGTCCAGCGGGGGGCCGAGTACGTCTGGCAGAGGCGGCGAGATTCGCATCGCCGTGCTGCCGCTCGCAAACACTAGCGAACTGGAAGACTCAGTCATAAGTCGCCTTATGACTGAGCTGACGGCCCAACTTGGACGGTTGCACCCGCTAGTGCAGGTGATCGCTTCGGAGTCTGTGCCAGGCTATTGGGGCATACAAAAATCAATCGAGCAGATTCGGCGTGAGTTGCGAGTTGAGTACGTGCTGGTCGGGAATATTTGCAAGGCCGCTGTTGGCAATCAGGTTCGGATCACAACCATGCTTTTGCAGTCCGGCGACAGGAGTTGCGCCTGGGCGGAAACGTACGAACGTGGACCGGAACAGGTGTGTTCAAGCCCGGAGGAGATTGCAAATCATGTAGCACGGTCGCTAAAGAACAGGCTGCTGTCGCCGGCTGCGAACGAAGCCCGCCCATCCAAACCAACATTTGCGGTATACGAAAGTTACCTGCGAGGGCGCTACTTCTGGAATAAGCGAACGCCGCGCGACATCGCGAAGAGCATAGAGCACTTCGAAGCCGCAATCGCGCAAGACTCCGAGTGCTCTCTTGCGTACGCAGGTTTGGCCGACGCTTACAATTCACTCGGGGTACTGAACGTCATGGTGCCGCGCGATGCTTTCAAAAGGGCGGAGGCGGCAAGCAAACGAGCGTTGCAACTCGAACCGAATCTGGCTGAAGCATATGTCGCACTTGGGCTTTCAGAATTGGCGCTGGATCGCGATTTTCGTGCTGCCGAAGCTGCGTTCGCAAGGGCGCTCGCACTGGACCCCAATTATGGATATGGGCACGCCGCGCAGGCATACCTGCTTCTGGCGCAAAGCAGGCTGGAGGCAGCCATCGCCGTAATGGTGCAGGCTCATGAACTGGACCCGCTGTCGCTGCTGATCAACGCACTGCTGGCACAGATGTATTTCTATGCGCGTCGCTATGATGACGCCGTCGTCCAAAGCCAGCACACGCTTGAATTAGATCCGCACTTCCCCCCAGCCCGGACCTGCATGGCTCTGGCGTACCTGGCATCCGGTGATTTCTCCAAGGCAGTCAAGGAAGCTGAAGAGGCGGTGGATGCGGCCGCTGGCGCACCAATGCTGCTCGGTGAACTCGCTCATGCTCGGGCAGTCAGCGGCGACCGTGAGCACGCTCGCCGGCTCGTGATGGAGATTTGTGACATTCACCAATCAGCGGTTCCTAGCTATCACATCGGGTTAACTGAACTCGCGTTGGGAGAGACGGAGGAGGCCATGCGCTGGATCGAGAGGGCCTGGGACGAGCGCACACAACTGGTCCTGTTCCTAAATGTTGACCCGCGAGTCGAGGCCCTGCGCGGCAACCCGCGATTCGAAAAGCTGCTGCACGCTGAAACAGAGCACTCGAAAGCCTGAGCACTGCCCTCGGCCCAGCTCTGCCCTCCCTGTCGCGCTTGGTCCGTATCGAATTACTGGACCAGTTTCGAGCCGGAAGGAAAGCCACTGAGCAGTGGATCATTGCTCGGAGGCTTGCTACCCATTTGTTCTACGACCTGATTGAAGTCGCTCGTCTGCAGGATCAGGCGGCCTTCCTTCAATATGAGAATCATGTCGCATCGACGCACGGTGCTGAGGCGGTGGGCGATCATGAACGTCGTGCGCCCGACAACAAGATTATCGATAGCGTCCATGATCGCGGCTTCCGTCTTGATATCAATGGCCGAGGTAGGCTCATCGAGTATGAGCAACGGGGCGTTTTTCAGGAAAGCGCGCGCGATAGCTATTCGCTGACGTTCGCCCCCCGAGAGACGCAGCCCGTTGTCTCCAATCTGCGTGTCGTAACCCTGGGGCAGGCGGGATATAAACTTGTCAGCGTTCGCCGATTTAGCAGCGTCTACTATCTGGGCGCGGCTGGCGTCTGGACGCGCGTAGGCGATATTGCCGGCAATGCTGGTCGAGAACAGCATCGGCTCCTGCATAACAATCGAAAACTGATTGCGCAGGTCGGCGATGCGGAAGTTGCGCAAATCAATTCCGTCCAGGCGTATACGACCACAGGCGGGATCATAGAAACGCGTCAGCAGATTGATGAGGGTGCTCTTCCCAGAGCCGCTTGGCCCAACGATGCCGACGCGACAACCTGCCGGAATATAGAACGAGATATCGTGCAAGACGCGACGGTTCTCGCCGTACTGGAACGAAACGTTTTCGAACGAGACATCGCCGCGGATGGGCCGAGTGGTGGTTACGGACGTGTTCTCGCCAAGCTCCGGCACTTCGTCAAGCAACGAGAAGGCGCGCTGCACACTTGCGATGGCCCCCTGTAATTCCGGGATTTTCGCGCTGATGGTACGTAGCGGCTCATAGAGCTGCGCCATGTACGCCATTACCATAAAGAGTTCGCCGACGCTGATGCGTCCGGCCTGCACCTGCTTCACTCCAACCAGGAGTGCGGCGGCAGTGCCGAGGGCGATTGTGAGCCCAATGAAAACGTGGAAGCTCGCCTGAATGGAGGCAAGGTGAACCTGCTCGGACATTCGCAAGCGCGACTTGCGGCGAAACAGGTTGTCCTCAAACTGCTCCTGGCCGAAGGCTTTCACTGCGCGCACGGAGGACAGCGCTTCATGCAGAACCAGCATCGCCGAGCTGTCGAGTTCTTTAAGGCCGTCGTAGCCCGTACGGACCTTTCGGCTGGAGTTGCGTGCAAGCAGGTAGAGCAGCGGCGAAAGTAGTAGAGCGATTGCGGCCAGTTGCCAGTTGATGCGAGTGGTGACGTAGAGCATCGCAAGGAAGCTGAAGACGGCTGTCACCATCGGAAGGATTCCCTGCACCAGGATGTTCTGCACGGCGGGTGCATCGTGCTGGATCCGATATGCGGTGTCGATGTAGCCGCGGCGATCATGGAATCCGAGGCTCAACCGCTGGGCATGCCAGAGCAGTTGACTGCGGAAATCGAGCACGAGCTTCTCGCCCGTGTAGGTCTGCAGCAGCCAGGCTGCGAGCGATTGCAAACTGACGAGCACAGCAATCCCTAGGAGCAGTCCTGCGGCGACAACGACGGTCCCGGGGTGGCGGGCGGCGGAAACGGGCAATATCGTCGAAAGCCAGGACGGTAAAGCATCGTGACCAAGGACTCCGTCGACGGCTATCTTGAGCGGCAACGGCGCAAGCAGCGACAATGGCGTAGAGAGCAAACTTAGTGCGGCAATCGCGCACAGGTGTGGCCAGCATGGGCGCGAGAGAACTGCGAGACGCTTGCAGAACAGATGGTTTTTAGCGGAAAACTTCAGCACACAATCCCTGCAACGAACGACCTGAGATATTTGGAAAGCCTCGGGCAAGGCTTCCGCCACTTGAAGCTTGGCTATTCAGGATAGAAGTGCCAATCGGGAACGACAATTAGGTAGCGTGTTTAGTTCGTAGCGGGACGGGCCCTAGTACCGGGTACTCAACACACCACCTCCGCACCAAAATGGGACGCTGCGCGAATCGGGAATGTGAATATCGATTACGCACCCGCGGCTATGGAAACTACTGAAGTCCTGCGTCATGCTTGCCGAACACAGAGAACCCATGTCGCGCCCAAGAATTCGTATAGGCAACCGAAGGACGGCGACGTACACGAACTCAAATTGTGTGCTGAACTATTGCACTGTGCGAGGCGGGCACTCGCGCTCGGCAGAGACGCGCAGGTCCATCAACGTGGAGTCCGGTATGCGGAGGAAGAGCTGAGTCAACCGCGGATCGAATTGCGTGCCGGCGCACTCGCAAATTTCGCTTCTCGCTTCTGCAAATGTAAGTGCTTTGCGATAGCAGCGGTCGGAAGTCATGGCGTCAAGCGTGTCAGCGAAGGCAAAGATGCGAGAACCGAGAGGAATCTGATCGCATACCAGACGATCGGGATATCCGGAACCGTCATACCGCTCATGATGATGCCGGATGATGGCGGCGCTGTCGCGAAAGTGATCGATACGGGAAACGATCTGTTCGCCAACAACGGAATGCTCTTTCAGCAGAGCGAACTCTTCGGTCGTGAGCTTGTCCGGCTTGAGAAGAATGGCGTCAGGAACGGCGAATTTCCCAATGTCGTGCAACAGGGCAGCCTGCTCGAGTTGTGGAAGCAGGGCGGCGGGATAGCCGGCGAGCCGTGCCATATGCGACGTGTAGGCGCGAACACGGAAAGAGTGCGCGGCGGTTTCATGCTCGCGCGCGTCGAGCGCAGCGACCAGGGCCACAAGCGTGCTGCTGTAGCTGCTATCGACCTTGCGCATCGCAGCTTGCAGTTCGAGCGATCGACGCTGCATGGCAGATCCGAGCGACTCCATTTCATCATTGGAGAGCGCAGAGTCTTCCTGGATATCGATGATGAGGCGGCGAATATCAGGCTCGTCATTGATCACCAACACCTTGGGACGGGTATACGTCAGCATCGAAGACTCCGCGGCACGTGCGACAAGGCCTATACAGAATGATCGTCAAAGACGCGACAACACTTGAGTGGAACCGAGACGGCAAACTTTAAAGGCAGGCGAGTCGATGAGAATCCTGGTTGTAGAAGACGATGCACCACTGGCGAGTTTCGTGCGCAAGGGCCTCGAGGCCGAATGTTACGCCGTTGATGTTGCGTGTGATGGCGAGCAGGCGCGCGACATGGCCCTGGAATACGAATACGACCTCGTGGTGCTGGACCTGAATCTCCCCAAGCTGGACGGGTTAGCGGTACTGAACCTTTTGCGTCCGGCTAAGCCTAACCTCCCCGTATTGGTTTTGACCGCGCGCAGCCGCGTGGAGGATCGGGTGCAGTCGCTCGATCATGGCGCCGACGATTGCCTGAACAAGCCGTTTTCTTTCACAG from Clostridia bacterium carries:
- a CDS encoding ABC transporter ATP-binding protein, which encodes MLKFSAKNHLFCKRLAVLSRPCWPHLCAIAALSLLSTPLSLLAPLPLKIAVDGVLGHDALPSWLSTILPVSAARHPGTVVVAAGLLLGIAVLVSLQSLAAWLLQTYTGEKLVLDFRSQLLWHAQRLSLGFHDRRGYIDTAYRIQHDAPAVQNILVQGILPMVTAVFSFLAMLYVTTRINWQLAAIALLLSPLLYLLARNSSRKVRTGYDGLKELDSSAMLVLHEALSSVRAVKAFGQEQFEDNLFRRKSRLRMSEQVHLASIQASFHVFIGLTIALGTAAALLVGVKQVQAGRISVGELFMVMAYMAQLYEPLRTISAKIPELQGAIASVQRAFSLLDEVPELGENTSVTTTRPIRGDVSFENVSFQYGENRRVLHDISFYIPAGCRVGIVGPSGSGKSTLINLLTRFYDPACGRIRLDGIDLRNFRIADLRNQFSIVMQEPMLFSTSIAGNIAYARPDASRAQIVDAAKSANADKFISRLPQGYDTQIGDNGLRLSGGERQRIAIARAFLKNAPLLILDEPTSAIDIKTEAAIMDAIDNLVVGRTTFMIAHRLSTVRRCDMILILKEGRLILQTSDFNQVVEQMGSKPPSNDPLLSGFPSGSKLVQ
- the pepE gene encoding dipeptidase PepE — its product is MQIPSSRRLLLISTSTVFGTGYLDHAEPEIFDHLSSVRRVLFVPYALHDCDAYAAKARERFQRMGFELDSLHQAPDALNAVQQAEAIFIGGGNTFRLLKALYDKDLIGAIRARVEHGMPYMGASAGSNVAGPTIRTTNDMPIVEPPSFDALNLIPYQLNPHYIDPDPDSRHMGETREERLLQYLEENDTPVIGLREGAMLRVANGELWLKGLAAARIFRRGQQPEEAQPVAKLSL
- a CDS encoding HD-GYP domain-containing protein — protein: MLTYTRPKVLVINDEPDIRRLIIDIQEDSALSNDEMESLGSAMQRRSLELQAAMRKVDSSYSSTLVALVAALDAREHETAAHSFRVRAYTSHMARLAGYPAALLPQLEQAALLHDIGKFAVPDAILLKPDKLTTEEFALLKEHSVVGEQIVSRIDHFRDSAAIIRHHHERYDGSGYPDRLVCDQIPLGSRIFAFADTLDAMTSDRCYRKALTFAEARSEICECAGTQFDPRLTQLFLRIPDSTLMDLRVSAERECPPRTVQ
- a CDS encoding winged helix-turn-helix domain-containing protein, which translates into the protein MDRPNPVRFRFGSFEADLSTGELYENAAKIPMQEKPFLLLATLLQGQGSVVTREEISKRLWPNTHVQVDQGLNAAIRKVRFALHDDANAPHFIETLGSRGYRFIHPFEVLRWSSGGPSTSGRGGEIRIAVLPLANTSELEDSVISRLMTELTAQLGRLHPLVQVIASESVPGYWGIQKSIEQIRRELRVEYVLVGNICKAAVGNQVRITTMLLQSGDRSCAWAETYERGPEQVCSSPEEIANHVARSLKNRLLSPAANEARPSKPTFAVYESYLRGRYFWNKRTPRDIAKSIEHFEAAIAQDSECSLAYAGLADAYNSLGVLNVMVPRDAFKRAEAASKRALQLEPNLAEAYVALGLSELALDRDFRAAEAAFARALALDPNYGYGHAAQAYLLLAQSRLEAAIAVMVQAHELDPLSLLINALLAQMYFYARRYDDAVVQSQHTLELDPHFPPARTCMALAYLASGDFSKAVKEAEEAVDAAAGAPMLLGELAHARAVSGDREHARRLVMEICDIHQSAVPSYHIGLTELALGETEEAMRWIERAWDERTQLVLFLNVDPRVEALRGNPRFEKLLHAETEHSKA
- a CDS encoding IgA Peptidase M64 — translated: MRLDYYHTGNAKAEMFSVDRIVVEPLPWPGDLKRAIDETNLGKYFFEVKDKASGRLLYSRGFASIYGEWETTDEAKTANRTFNESLRFPMPEAPVEIVLKKRDPQNEFMNIWTTVVDPKDMFVDNSKPASPGPLLAIEKNGDSRNKVDFLILGDGYTASQKGKCEKDARRLAEIMFGTEPFKQRRKDFNVWALCPAAAERGISRPSTGVHKRSPAGSSYDAFGSERYVLTTDNHAFRDLASFAPNEFVEILVNNNTYGGGGIFGQYGTVAADSLWAPYVFVHEFGHHFAALADEYYTSDVAMRSPEKLIEPWEPNVTALLNPALLKWKDLVEPGTPLPTPWNKEAFETYSHQVQNTRRQIRKDNRPESEMDALFHKEREDEERMLGAEKYAQKVGAFEGANYEPKGYYRPQTNCIMFTRTEHFCRVCQRAIERVIDLYSR